One region of Olleya sp. Hel_I_94 genomic DNA includes:
- a CDS encoding Tex family protein: MLLNYIISKTKLPETSVKNTIDLLNQDATIPFISRYRKEATGNLDEVQIGDIVKYKEEFEALEKRKIAILKALEEQDVLTDALQDKVTACTDLTTLEDLYLPYKKSRKTKAETARKNGLEPLAKIIMSQNANDVESIAFKYVKGDVKTVDDALEGARHIIAEWINERTDIRNNLRNQLERHAMISTKVVKTKKEDENAQKFRDYFEWEEALSRIPSHRLLAILRAEKEGFIRVKIEIDKIKALENIDRRIIKSENACADQIELAISDAYKRLLFPSLSNEALQKAKEKADASAISVFAKNLKQLLLGSPLGEKRVLAIDPGFRSGCKIVCLDAQGVLLHNENIYPHPPKSDSIGAIKKLSTLTEAYNIEAIAIGNGTASRETEALVKKIQFKKDMQVFVVSEAGASIYSASKIARDEFPNYDVTVRGSVSIGRRLQDPLAELVKIDAKSIGVGQYQHDVDQSKLQKELDVVVENCVNSVGVNINTASTSLLSYVSGIGPKLAENIFNYRNEHGVFTSRNAIKKVPRLGGKAFEQGAAFLRIRAAKNPLDDSAVHPESYNIVEKMAKDLKVTLNDLIGNQELLKKIELKNYCTDTVGLLTLEDIIKELEKPGLDIREEAKVFTFNQNIKTINDLVAGQLLPGIVNNITNFGCFVDVGIKESGLIHVSNLSDSFVKDVNEHVHLHQQVIVKVLEVDVPRKRIQLKLHK; this comes from the coding sequence ATGCTTTTAAACTATATAATTTCTAAGACTAAATTACCTGAAACATCAGTAAAAAATACGATTGACCTATTAAATCAGGACGCAACTATTCCGTTTATTTCAAGATACAGAAAAGAAGCAACTGGAAATTTAGATGAAGTCCAAATTGGAGATATTGTAAAATATAAAGAAGAATTTGAAGCCTTAGAAAAACGAAAAATAGCAATCTTAAAAGCACTTGAAGAGCAAGACGTTTTAACTGATGCATTGCAAGACAAGGTTACAGCATGTACTGACTTAACAACGCTTGAGGATTTATACTTACCGTATAAAAAAAGCAGAAAAACTAAGGCAGAAACTGCAAGAAAAAATGGATTAGAACCTTTAGCTAAAATCATCATGTCACAAAATGCAAATGATGTGGAATCTATCGCATTTAAATACGTAAAAGGCGACGTTAAAACAGTGGACGACGCTTTGGAAGGTGCAAGACATATTATTGCTGAGTGGATAAACGAGCGCACAGATATTCGTAATAATTTACGTAACCAATTGGAGCGTCATGCTATGATTTCCACGAAAGTGGTAAAAACAAAAAAAGAGGATGAGAATGCTCAAAAATTCAGAGACTACTTTGAATGGGAAGAAGCGTTAAGTCGTATTCCGTCGCATAGATTATTAGCCATTTTAAGAGCAGAAAAAGAGGGTTTTATTCGTGTTAAAATTGAAATAGATAAAATAAAGGCGTTAGAAAACATTGACAGACGCATTATTAAAAGCGAAAACGCCTGCGCAGATCAGATTGAGTTAGCCATTAGCGACGCGTACAAACGACTATTATTCCCGTCTTTAAGCAACGAAGCGCTACAAAAAGCAAAAGAGAAGGCTGATGCATCTGCTATTTCGGTATTTGCAAAAAACTTAAAACAACTATTATTGGGTTCGCCTTTAGGCGAAAAACGAGTATTAGCAATTGATCCTGGTTTTAGATCAGGCTGTAAAATAGTCTGCTTAGATGCACAAGGAGTTTTATTACATAACGAAAACATATATCCGCATCCTCCAAAAAGTGATAGTATTGGTGCTATAAAAAAGCTATCCACTTTAACGGAAGCTTACAACATTGAAGCTATTGCGATTGGTAATGGAACAGCATCCAGAGAAACGGAAGCGTTGGTTAAAAAGATTCAATTTAAAAAAGACATGCAAGTCTTTGTGGTTAGCGAAGCTGGCGCTAGTATTTACTCTGCTTCAAAAATTGCAAGAGACGAGTTCCCAAACTACGATGTCACTGTTAGAGGTAGTGTCTCCATTGGGCGCCGCCTGCAAGACCCTTTAGCAGAACTGGTAAAAATTGACGCTAAGTCTATTGGTGTTGGACAATACCAACATGATGTGGATCAAAGCAAACTACAGAAAGAACTAGATGTTGTGGTAGAAAACTGCGTAAATAGTGTTGGTGTAAACATCAATACTGCAAGTACGTCTTTACTAAGCTATGTCTCTGGTATTGGTCCAAAACTAGCAGAAAACATCTTTAACTACAGAAATGAGCACGGTGTTTTTACTAGCCGAAATGCGATAAAAAAAGTACCCCGTTTAGGCGGAAAAGCGTTTGAACAAGGTGCTGCTTTTTTAAGAATTAGAGCGGCTAAAAACCCGTTAGACGACTCGGCAGTGCATCCTGAGAGTTATAATATAGTCGAAAAAATGGCCAAAGATTTAAAGGTCACTTTAAATGATTTGATTGGCAATCAAGAGTTGCTTAAAAAAATAGAATTAAAAAATTATTGTACTGACACTGTTGGTTTACTAACCTTAGAAGATATTATTAAAGAACTTGAAAAGCCAGGATTAGATATTAGAGAAGAAGCTAAAGTGTTTACTTTTAATCAAAATATTAAAACAATTAACGACTTGGTTGCGGGTCAATTATTACCAGGCATTGTCAATAACATCACCAATTTTGGATGTTTTGTAGATGTTGGTATTAAAGAAAGTGGTTTAATACATGTCTCTAACCTATCTGATAGTTTTGTAAAAGATGTCAATGAGCACGTCCATTTACACCAACAGGTAATTGTTAAGGTTTTAGAGGTTGATGTTCCGCGAAAGCGCATACAATTAAAACTACATAAATAA
- a CDS encoding OmpA family protein → MKSILKKISISALTVAMAFSFTNCSSVKNANNKQKGGVIGATGGAILGAIIGNNVGKGGNGELGAVIGGVVGGGAGILIGNKMDKQAQKIEEEIPGATVERVDEGIVVTFDENSGVYFDTAKYNVNGASQETLNKLVAVFKEYPDTNILVVGHTDSVGSEENNMTLSKNRANAVTNYLTNQGLSSGRFTTNWFGETQPTNDNTTAEGRAKNRRVNVAILPNEKMINDAKMESGEN, encoded by the coding sequence ATGAAATCTATATTAAAAAAAATATCAATAAGTGCATTAACAGTTGCTATGGCTTTTAGCTTTACAAATTGTAGCAGTGTAAAAAATGCAAATAATAAACAAAAAGGTGGTGTCATTGGTGCTACTGGAGGAGCCATTTTAGGAGCCATAATTGGTAACAATGTTGGTAAAGGTGGTAACGGAGAATTAGGTGCTGTTATTGGAGGAGTTGTTGGTGGTGGAGCCGGAATCCTTATTGGAAACAAAATGGATAAACAAGCACAAAAAATAGAGGAAGAAATCCCTGGTGCTACAGTGGAACGTGTTGACGAAGGTATTGTCGTAACTTTTGACGAAAATAGTGGTGTGTATTTTGACACAGCAAAATATAACGTAAATGGTGCGTCGCAAGAGACACTTAACAAACTTGTAGCTGTATTTAAAGAGTATCCAGATACTAATATTTTAGTTGTTGGACATACAGACAGTGTTGGTAGCGAAGAAAACAACATGACATTATCTAAAAACAGAGCTAATGCTGTTACCAATTACTTAACAAATCAAGGCTTAAGTAGCGGTAGATTTACAACAAATTGGTTTGGAGAGACACAACCTACTAATGATAATACAACTGCAGAAGGCAGAGCAAAAAACAGACGTGTAAACGTAGCCATTCTACCAAATGAAAAAATGATTAATGACGCTAAAATGGAGTCTGGAGAAAACTAG
- a CDS encoding lipocalin family protein, whose product MKQIITVLFLSLLFSCGSSKTVRQSEKTIKGQWVLNTINYNQSGTYNVSLLNDTSKECFEQSTWQFIPNNNTGIYTINTPNCNTGERNFNFTIQEIDETTGLYNFLLKPTDAKGKSESNQGFRLKLAQLSDTNMRWEQTLTVDGKPFTINMNFSKL is encoded by the coding sequence ATGAAGCAAATAATAACCGTTTTGTTTTTAAGTCTACTATTTAGCTGTGGATCTTCAAAAACAGTAAGACAATCAGAAAAAACCATTAAAGGTCAATGGGTTTTAAACACCATTAATTACAATCAATCAGGCACTTATAATGTATCATTATTAAATGACACATCTAAGGAATGTTTTGAGCAAAGTACTTGGCAGTTTATACCAAATAATAATACAGGTATTTATACCATAAACACTCCAAATTGTAATACAGGAGAAAGAAACTTTAACTTTACTATTCAGGAGATAGACGAAACTACAGGTTTATACAACTTCTTATTAAAGCCAACCGATGCTAAAGGGAAAAGTGAAAGCAATCAAGGGTTTAGATTAAAATTAGCCCAATTATCAGACACTAACATGAGATGGGAACAAACCCTCACAGTTGATGGTAAACCATTTACAATTAACATGAACTTTTCTAAATTATAA
- a CDS encoding LD-carboxypeptidase, protein MSKKRLLLLVCCAVFFLGNTTGFAQNKTETKLIQPPYLKAGDTVAIVAPSGVLKNRFDEVNRAKQLLESWKLHVVIGKHVFNQANHFAGTDQERCEDFQMALDDPKIKAIWSARGGYGTVRILDSLDYTKFLKQPKWIIGYSDITALHNQIHNLGVQSLHAIMGVSLPENLEDIADSIATFKNTLFGQPLRYALKGSKYNKSGDANGILVGGNLTILHTMLGSKDSIDTDGKILFIEEIGEYKYHIDRMLQSLKRAGYFDNCKGVIVGDMSRMRKNTTLWGTSIEQLILDALSDYNFPIAFNMPAGHEKDNRALILGRQVVLKVDKSKSTLIFEE, encoded by the coding sequence ATGTCAAAAAAGAGATTATTATTGTTAGTGTGTTGTGCTGTTTTTTTCTTAGGAAATACAACAGGATTTGCGCAAAATAAAACCGAAACTAAATTGATACAGCCACCTTATTTAAAAGCAGGAGACACTGTTGCTATTGTTGCGCCTTCTGGTGTTTTAAAAAATAGATTTGATGAAGTAAATCGTGCGAAGCAGCTTTTAGAAAGTTGGAAGTTACATGTCGTTATTGGTAAGCATGTTTTTAATCAGGCAAACCACTTTGCAGGTACAGATCAAGAGCGTTGCGAAGACTTTCAGATGGCTTTAGATGACCCTAAAATTAAGGCTATATGGTCTGCTCGTGGTGGTTACGGAACCGTTAGGATTTTGGATAGCTTAGATTATACCAAATTTTTAAAGCAGCCTAAATGGATTATTGGTTACAGTGATATTACAGCGTTACATAACCAAATACATAATTTAGGAGTGCAATCGCTACATGCAATAATGGGAGTGAGTTTACCTGAAAATTTAGAGGACATTGCAGATAGTATTGCCACTTTTAAAAATACGCTTTTTGGACAACCTTTACGTTATGCATTAAAGGGATCAAAATATAATAAATCTGGAGATGCTAATGGTATTTTAGTAGGTGGAAACCTAACTATTTTACACACTATGTTAGGCTCTAAAGATAGTATAGATACGGATGGTAAAATTTTATTTATTGAAGAAATAGGAGAGTACAAGTACCATATAGATCGTATGTTACAAAGTTTAAAACGTGCTGGTTACTTTGATAATTGTAAAGGTGTTATAGTTGGTGACATGAGCAGAATGCGAAAAAACACAACATTATGGGGAACTTCAATTGAGCAATTAATTTTGGATGCGTTGTCTGATTATAATTTTCCTATTGCGTTTAATATGCCTGCAGGACATGAAAAAGATAACAGAGCTTTAATTTTAGGACGTCAAGTAGTATTAAAAGTAGATAAAAGTAAATCGACTTTAATTTTTGAAGAATAA
- a CDS encoding YraN family protein translates to MASHNELGKKGEQLAVDFLIENKYDIIEQNYRFDKAEVDIIAQKADVLAIIEVKTRSTDTFGDPQDFVKPKQIQRLVKAVDEYVTVNGLDVEVRFDIIAIVKQNNQFNIKHLENAFYHF, encoded by the coding sequence ATGGCTAGTCACAATGAACTTGGTAAAAAAGGAGAGCAACTAGCTGTAGATTTTTTAATTGAAAACAAGTACGATATAATAGAACAAAATTATCGTTTTGATAAAGCTGAGGTGGATATTATTGCTCAAAAAGCTGATGTTTTAGCCATAATTGAAGTCAAAACAAGATCTACAGATACTTTTGGTGACCCTCAAGACTTTGTAAAACCTAAACAAATCCAACGTTTAGTAAAAGCTGTGGATGAGTATGTTACAGTAAATGGATTAGATGTTGAAGTCCGTTTTGACATTATCGCAATAGTCAAACAGAATAATCAATTTAATATCAAACATTTAGAAAATGCCTTTTATCATTTTTAA
- a CDS encoding TlpA disulfide reductase family protein, producing the protein MNKKILFLFAILPTFLMAQNTIKGTFTPADQFKFAFLYQVTADTSIFVDNADIAADGSFIFNLKKTQAPGTYRIVYAQPQDEYNFDFLYNNEDIELTFDLEKGLEFVTSEENKLWISYNNSMSMIGQSLNAFYSSGGKKEKDFKNIIDILKTTQSEFEKASEGKLVLNFITASQPYIPENLIDAKTFTENAKTSYFKHINFGNPVLQNSNFLIEATLNYVFNFSDSNDQITSYKNNIDTVVKAIGNNPKIKKVMLEILWNQFALEEVEPVANHITDTHLLALAKAENDTQLIEDLTYFKNASVGNIGQDFEIVIYDEEGEATVKNLYQLDESNNYLIVFWSTTCSHCLEEIPELRKYVKTLDNKQLKVIAIALDEDRYRWKDMTYDYPEFYHVFGEGKWDNEIGNNYNVKSTPSYFVLDSDKKIIKKPYDFKAFEAYFKTLPQSKKEE; encoded by the coding sequence ATGAATAAAAAAATACTGTTTTTATTTGCCATATTGCCAACCTTTTTGATGGCTCAAAACACAATTAAAGGAACTTTTACTCCAGCAGATCAATTTAAATTTGCATTTCTATACCAAGTTACTGCAGACACTTCAATTTTTGTAGACAATGCAGATATTGCAGCAGACGGAAGCTTTATTTTTAATCTTAAAAAAACACAAGCTCCTGGCACGTATCGTATTGTTTATGCACAACCACAAGACGAATATAACTTCGATTTTTTGTATAACAACGAGGATATTGAGTTAACGTTTGATTTAGAAAAAGGTCTAGAATTTGTAACTTCTGAAGAAAACAAACTTTGGATTTCTTACAATAATAGCATGTCTATGATTGGACAGAGCTTAAATGCTTTTTATTCTTCTGGAGGTAAAAAAGAAAAAGATTTTAAAAACATTATTGACATATTAAAAACAACACAGTCAGAGTTTGAAAAGGCATCGGAAGGTAAATTAGTGCTTAATTTTATAACTGCCAGTCAACCTTACATTCCTGAAAATTTAATTGACGCCAAAACGTTTACAGAAAATGCTAAAACCAGCTACTTTAAACATATCAATTTTGGAAATCCAGTACTTCAAAATTCAAACTTTTTAATTGAAGCAACATTAAATTATGTTTTTAATTTTAGTGATAGCAATGACCAAATTACTTCCTACAAAAATAACATAGATACTGTAGTAAAAGCTATTGGTAACAATCCTAAGATTAAAAAAGTAATGTTAGAAATTTTATGGAATCAATTTGCTTTAGAAGAAGTTGAACCTGTTGCTAACCATATTACAGACACCCATTTATTAGCTTTAGCTAAAGCGGAAAACGACACGCAATTAATAGAAGATTTAACTTATTTTAAAAATGCATCTGTTGGTAATATTGGACAAGATTTTGAAATAGTAATCTATGATGAAGAAGGCGAGGCAACTGTAAAAAACCTATATCAATTAGATGAGTCTAATAATTACCTAATCGTGTTTTGGAGCACAACATGCTCACACTGTTTAGAAGAGATTCCAGAACTACGTAAGTATGTGAAAACTTTAGACAATAAACAATTAAAAGTTATTGCGATTGCTTTAGATGAAGACCGTTACAGATGGAAAGACATGACCTATGACTATCCTGAATTTTATCATGTTTTTGGTGAAGGAAAATGGGATAATGAGATTGGAAACAACTATAACGTAAAATCTACACCAAGTTATTTTGTATTAGATAGTGATAAAAAAATAATCAAAAAACCATACGATTTTAAAGCTTTTGAAGCTTATTTTAAAACATTACCTCAATCAAAAAAAGAAGAATAG
- the mfd gene encoding transcription-repair coupling factor — protein MSKTLISQTYLQSLQLQKLQTAIAQTQSKTHLKGLVGSSLSYVVAQSFKQTQLPFLLIFNDKEEAAFYLNDLEQLINKTDVLFYPGSYRRPYQIEETDNANVLLRAEVLNRINSRKKPAIIVTYPDALFEKVVTRKELERNTLKITVNDSLSIDFVNEVLFEYKFKRVDFVTEPGEFSVRGGIVDVFSFSHDEPYRIEFFGDEVDSIRTFDVETQLSTEQIKKISIIPNVANKLMDESRQSFLKYIAQKTVVFGKNFDLTFDRVDDFFDKAIAAFVKLNKDIKHAEPLELFCNAAELKKQLLDFSIVELGTDSIFSATQVIQHNTTPQPTFNKQFNLLIDNLNSNHNNDYTNYIACVSEQQAKRFHDIFDDVEQDVHYQTITQSLYQGFIDHDLKIVVYTDHQIFERYHKFHLKNGYAKKQAITLKELTNLDIGDYVTHIDHGIGKFGGLQKIDVEGKKQEAIKLVYGERDVLYLSIHSLHKITKFNGKDGKPPKVYKLGSKAWKVLKEKTKSRVKHVAFNLIKLYAKRKLEKGYQYKPDSYLQHELEASFLYEDTPDQITATADIKADMESERPMDRLICGDVGFGKTEVAIRAAFKAVDNGKQVAVLVPTTVLAFQHHKTFTERLKDFPVTVDYVNRFRTAKQKKETLEKLEKGHVDIIIGTHQLASKNVKFKDLGLLIVDEEQKFGVAVKEKLKTLKDNVDVLTLTATPIPRTLQFSLMAARDLSVITTPPPNRYPIESNVIRFTEESIRDAVSYEIERGGQIFFIHNRIENIKEVAGMIQRLVPDAKIGIGHGQLEGKKLESLMLGFMDGEFDVLVSTTIIESGLDVPNANTIFINNANNFGLSDLHQMRGRVGRSNKKAFCYFITPEYSAMTDDARKRIQALEQFTELGSGFNIAMKDLEIRGAGDLLGGEQSGFINEIGFDTYQKILNEAIEELKENEFKELYDEPLENKEYVKDITIDTDMELLFPDDYVNNIAERLSLYTQLNNFKTEAELTEFETQLIDRFGELPTQVVDLINSVRIKWVATKLGIEKVIMKQGKLICYFINDQQSSFYQSPNFTKLLQYVQTHPQACKMKEKQTRNGLRLLLTFDNIKTVKKALIALQPILE, from the coding sequence GTGAGTAAAACCTTAATCTCGCAAACCTATTTACAGTCTTTGCAATTGCAAAAACTGCAAACTGCTATTGCCCAAACCCAAAGTAAAACACATTTAAAAGGACTTGTAGGCTCATCATTATCCTACGTAGTAGCACAATCTTTTAAACAAACACAGCTGCCCTTTTTACTTATTTTTAATGACAAAGAAGAAGCTGCTTTTTACCTAAACGATTTAGAACAACTCATTAACAAAACAGACGTCCTATTTTATCCAGGAAGCTATCGTAGACCCTATCAAATAGAAGAAACTGATAACGCAAACGTACTTCTACGTGCCGAAGTTTTAAACCGTATTAACTCACGTAAAAAACCCGCTATAATCGTTACCTATCCTGACGCACTGTTTGAAAAAGTAGTCACCAGAAAAGAGCTAGAACGTAATACACTTAAAATAACCGTTAATGATAGCCTATCAATAGACTTTGTTAACGAAGTCCTATTTGAGTATAAATTTAAACGTGTTGATTTTGTAACAGAACCTGGAGAGTTTTCAGTACGTGGAGGAATTGTAGATGTGTTTTCATTTAGTCATGACGAACCCTACCGAATCGAGTTTTTTGGAGACGAAGTAGATAGTATCAGGACTTTTGATGTAGAAACACAATTATCTACAGAGCAAATTAAAAAAATTAGTATCATACCAAATGTTGCTAATAAATTAATGGATGAGTCCAGACAAAGTTTTTTAAAATACATTGCTCAAAAAACAGTCGTTTTTGGCAAAAATTTTGACTTAACCTTTGATCGTGTGGACGACTTTTTTGACAAAGCAATTGCTGCTTTTGTTAAATTAAACAAAGACATCAAACACGCAGAACCACTAGAGTTATTTTGTAATGCTGCCGAGCTAAAAAAACAACTATTAGATTTTAGCATCGTAGAGCTAGGTACAGACTCAATTTTTAGTGCGACACAAGTCATACAACATAATACCACACCGCAACCTACATTTAATAAGCAGTTTAACTTATTAATAGATAACCTAAATAGCAATCATAATAACGATTACACAAACTATATAGCTTGTGTCAGTGAGCAACAAGCAAAACGTTTTCATGATATATTTGACGATGTTGAGCAAGACGTCCATTACCAAACCATTACCCAATCACTATATCAAGGGTTTATAGATCACGACCTTAAAATAGTCGTTTATACAGATCACCAGATTTTTGAACGTTATCATAAATTTCATCTTAAAAATGGATATGCTAAAAAGCAAGCCATAACCTTAAAAGAACTTACAAACCTTGACATTGGTGATTATGTAACACACATTGATCATGGAATAGGAAAATTTGGAGGACTTCAAAAAATAGATGTCGAAGGTAAAAAACAAGAAGCCATAAAATTAGTTTATGGAGAACGTGATGTCCTATATCTAAGCATTCACTCATTACACAAAATAACTAAGTTTAATGGTAAAGATGGTAAACCTCCTAAAGTATACAAATTAGGAAGTAAAGCTTGGAAAGTTCTTAAAGAAAAAACCAAATCTAGAGTTAAGCATGTCGCTTTTAACTTAATTAAATTATACGCAAAACGTAAGCTAGAAAAAGGATACCAATACAAACCTGATAGCTATTTACAACACGAGCTAGAAGCTTCTTTTTTATACGAAGACACACCAGATCAAATCACTGCAACTGCAGATATAAAAGCAGACATGGAAAGCGAGCGTCCAATGGACCGTTTAATATGTGGAGATGTTGGTTTTGGTAAAACCGAAGTAGCCATTCGTGCAGCTTTTAAAGCAGTGGATAATGGTAAACAAGTTGCAGTTTTAGTACCAACAACAGTATTAGCCTTTCAACACCATAAAACCTTTACAGAACGTTTAAAAGACTTTCCGGTAACTGTGGATTACGTTAACCGTTTTAGGACTGCAAAACAAAAAAAGGAAACCTTAGAAAAATTAGAAAAAGGTCACGTCGATATCATTATAGGCACGCATCAACTAGCAAGTAAAAATGTTAAGTTTAAAGATCTAGGATTGCTTATTGTTGACGAAGAACAAAAATTTGGTGTTGCTGTAAAAGAAAAATTAAAAACTTTAAAGGATAATGTAGACGTATTAACGCTAACAGCAACTCCAATACCTAGGACGTTGCAATTTAGTTTAATGGCAGCAAGAGATTTATCAGTCATTACTACACCTCCACCAAATCGTTATCCAATAGAAAGTAACGTGATTAGATTTACAGAGGAGTCTATTAGAGATGCTGTAAGCTACGAGATAGAACGTGGTGGACAAATCTTTTTTATTCACAACCGTATTGAAAACATTAAAGAAGTTGCTGGTATGATCCAAAGACTTGTACCTGATGCTAAAATAGGTATTGGTCATGGACAACTTGAAGGTAAAAAACTAGAAAGCTTGATGCTTGGTTTTATGGATGGCGAATTTGACGTGCTTGTCAGTACAACAATTATTGAAAGCGGTTTGGATGTACCAAATGCCAACACCATTTTTATTAACAACGCTAATAATTTTGGATTAAGTGATTTGCATCAAATGCGTGGTCGTGTTGGACGTAGTAATAAAAAAGCATTTTGTTATTTTATAACTCCAGAATACTCTGCAATGACAGACGATGCCAGAAAACGTATACAAGCTTTAGAGCAGTTTACTGAGTTAGGTAGTGGTTTTAATATTGCTATGAAAGACCTAGAAATAAGAGGAGCAGGAGATTTATTAGGAGGTGAACAAAGCGGATTTATAAATGAAATTGGTTTTGATACCTATCAAAAAATCCTTAATGAAGCAATTGAAGAACTTAAAGAAAATGAGTTTAAAGAGTTATATGATGAACCTTTAGAAAATAAAGAATACGTTAAAGACATTACTATTGACACAGACATGGAACTTTTATTCCCTGACGACTATGTTAACAATATTGCCGAAAGATTAAGTCTTTACACCCAATTAAACAATTTTAAAACCGAAGCTGAATTAACCGAATTTGAGACACAACTTATTGATCGTTTTGGAGAGTTACCAACACAGGTTGTGGATTTAATAAATAGCGTACGCATCAAATGGGTAGCTACCAAATTAGGTATTGAAAAAGTAATAATGAAACAAGGAAAGCTAATTTGTTATTTTATTAATGATCAACAAAGCAGTTTTTACCAAAGCCCAAATTTTACAAAATTACTACAGTATGTACAAACACATCCTCAGGCTTGTAAAATGAAAGAAAAACAAACCAGAAATGGCTTACGTTTATTACTTACCTTTGACAATATAAAAACGGTTAAAAAAGCTTTAATTGCCTTACAACCAATATTGGAATAG
- a CDS encoding TerB family tellurite resistance protein: MSFSDLFDSGFKKRNEDHFAAIVRVAMSDGVISESEKAFLDRLARNLDISEGEYKQILIDYKEHPINPPTSYDQRLERLYDLSRMVWADHIEGPKQTAVLERLCVGLGFKSSNAKYITHKALELVHEGVDLDTFAEEIKTMNR; the protein is encoded by the coding sequence ATGTCATTTTCAGATTTATTCGATAGTGGATTTAAAAAGCGTAATGAGGATCATTTTGCTGCAATTGTACGTGTAGCAATGAGTGATGGTGTGATTAGTGAGTCAGAAAAAGCGTTTTTAGATCGTTTAGCACGTAATTTAGATATTAGTGAAGGCGAGTATAAGCAGATATTAATTGATTATAAAGAGCATCCTATTAACCCTCCAACATCTTATGATCAACGTTTAGAGCGTCTGTATGATTTGTCAAGAATGGTTTGGGCTGATCATATTGAAGGTCCTAAGCAAACAGCTGTATTGGAGCGTTTATGTGTTGGTTTAGGTTTTAAATCTAGCAATGCAAAATATATTACGCATAAGGCTTTAGAGCTAGTGCATGAAGGTGTTGATTTAGATACTTTTGCTGAAGAAATTAAAACGATGAACAGATAA